The following are encoded in a window of Funiculus sociatus GB2-C1 genomic DNA:
- a CDS encoding inositol monophosphatase family protein, translated as MTLKSLGENQYEGLEEIVAIARTVGWGAADILQSYYRGDQSVGNLEIQDKKDGPVTAADVAVNQYILHNLQASLGTQDFGYLSEETYKSQTPIPTQPWVWIIDPLDGTRDFIDRTGEYAVHIALTNAGRPVAAVVVVPEAGKLYYATIGGGTFVETRDGEVKPIRVSEHNKIEDLTVVASRTHRDDRFDRLLQNLPFKNKHYVGSVGCKIATIIEQTADVYISLSAKSAPKDWDMAAPELILTEAGGKFTHVDGNPLKYNTGDVNQWGCLIASNGNCHEEICQQASEILA; from the coding sequence GTGACATTAAAATCATTGGGCGAAAACCAATATGAAGGGCTAGAAGAAATTGTAGCGATCGCCCGAACTGTTGGCTGGGGTGCCGCTGATATCCTACAGTCTTACTATCGCGGCGATCAAAGCGTCGGCAACTTGGAAATTCAAGACAAAAAAGATGGGCCAGTTACAGCTGCTGATGTGGCTGTAAATCAATACATTCTGCATAACTTGCAGGCATCTTTAGGTACCCAAGATTTCGGATACCTCAGCGAAGAAACTTATAAATCTCAGACACCCATACCTACTCAACCTTGGGTGTGGATTATTGACCCCCTTGATGGTACGCGAGACTTTATCGACCGTACTGGGGAATACGCCGTTCATATTGCCCTAACCAATGCAGGACGACCAGTCGCGGCAGTGGTAGTAGTGCCTGAAGCTGGCAAATTGTATTACGCAACCATTGGCGGCGGCACGTTTGTAGAAACTCGTGATGGGGAAGTAAAGCCAATACGAGTATCCGAACACAACAAGATTGAAGATTTAACCGTAGTCGCCAGTCGTACCCATCGGGATGATCGCTTCGATCGATTATTGCAAAACCTACCCTTTAAAAATAAACATTATGTGGGCAGCGTCGGTTGCAAAATTGCTACTATCATCGAACAAACAGCGGATGTTTACATCTCGCTATCTGCAAAGTCTGCTCCCAAAGATTGGGATATGGCTGCACCTGAGTTAATTTTGACAGAAGCTGGCGGAAAGTTTACTCATGTTGATGGCAACCCTTTGAAGTACAACACAGGGGATGTAAATCAATGGGGTTGCTTGATAGCTAGTAACGGTAACTGTCACGAAGAAATTTGTCAGCAGGCATCAGAAATTTTGGCATAG
- a CDS encoding Nif11-like leader peptide family natural product precursor, with protein sequence MAIETVREFLESVKQDQRLKEKVKAAQEPETLVEIAKERSYIFSPEELDTALSNLSKKQDELAALVNPGISPRRHLHPR encoded by the coding sequence ATGGCAATAGAAACTGTTAGAGAATTTTTGGAAAGCGTAAAACAAGATCAACGATTAAAAGAAAAAGTTAAAGCAGCACAAGAACCAGAAACTTTGGTGGAGATTGCCAAAGAACGTAGCTATATTTTCTCACCCGAAGAATTAGATACTGCGTTAAGCAATTTGTCGAAGAAGCAAGACGAGTTAGCAGCTTTAGTCAATCCGGGTATCTCACCCCGGCGACATCTTCATCCAAGGTAA